From one Budorcas taxicolor isolate Tak-1 chromosome 21, Takin1.1, whole genome shotgun sequence genomic stretch:
- the LINGO1 gene encoding leucine-rich repeat and immunoglobulin-like domain-containing nogo receptor-interacting protein 1 → MQVSERMLAGGARSMPSPLLACWQPILLLVLGSVLSGSATGCPPRCECSAQDRAVLCHRKRFVAVPEGIPTETRLLDLGKNRIKTLNQDEFASFPHLEELELNENIVSAVEPGAFNNLFNLRTLGLRSNRLKLIPLGVFTGLSNLTKLDISENKIVILLDYMFQDLYNLKSLEVGDNDLVYISHRAFSGLNSLEQLTLEKCNLTSIPTEALSHLHGLIVLRLRHLNINAIRDYSFKRLYRLKVLEISHWPYLDTMTPNCLYGLNLTSLSITHCNLTAVPYLAVRHLVYLRFLNLSYNPISTIEGSMLHELLRLQEIQLVGGQLAVVEPYAFRGLNYLRVLNVSGNQLTTLEESAFHSVGNLETLILDSNPLACDCRLLWVFRRRWRLNFNRQQPTCATPEFVQGKEFKDFPDVLLPNYFTCRRARIRDRKAQQVFVDEGHTVQFVCRADGDPPPAILWLSPRKHLVSAKSNGRLTVFPDGTLEVRYAQVQDNGTYLCIAANAGGNDSMPAHLHVRSYSPDWPHQPNKTFAFISNQPGEGEANSTRATVPFPFDIKTLIIATTMGFISFLGVVLFCLVLLFLWSRGKGNTKHNIEIEYVPRKSDAGISSADAPRKFNMKMI, encoded by the exons ATGCAG GTGAGCGAGAGGATGCTGGCGGGGGGCGCGAGGAGCATGCCCAGCCCCCTCCTGGCCTGCTGGCAGCCCATCCTCCTGCTGGTGCTGGGCTCGGTGCTGTCAGGCTCGGCCACGGGCTGCCCGCCCCGCTGTGAGTGCTCCGCCCAGGACCGCGCGGTGCTCTGCCACCGGAAGCGCTTCGTGGCAGTGCCCGAAGGCATCCCCACCGAGACCCGCCTGCTGGACCTGGGCAAGAACCGCATCAAAACGCTCAACCAGGACGAGTTTGCCAGCTTCCCGCACTTGGAGGAGCTGGAGCTCAACGAGAACATCGTGAGCGCCGTGGAGCCCGGCGCCTTCAACAACCTCTTCAACCTCCGGACGCTTGGGCTCCGCAGCAACCGCCTGAAGCTCATCCCCCTGGGCGTCTTCACCGGCCTCAGTAACCTGACCAAGCTGGACATCAGCGAGAACAAGATCGTCATCCTGCTGGACTACATGTTCCAGGACCTGTACAACCTCAAGTCGCTGGAAGTTGGCGACAACGACCTCGTCTACATCTCCCACCGAGCCTTCAGCGGCCTCAATAGCCTGGAGCAGCTGACGCTGGAGAAATGCAATCTGACCTCCATCCCCACCGAGGCGCTGTCCCACCTGCACGGTCTCATTGTCCTGCGGCTGCGGCACCTCAACATCAATGCCATCCGGGACTATTCTTTCAAGAGGCTGTACCGCCTCAAGGTGTTGGAGATCTCGCACTGGCCCTACCTGGACACCATGACTCCCAACTGTCTCTACGGCCTCAACCTgacgtccctgtccatcacgcaCTGCAACCTGACCGCTGTGCCCTACCTGGCCGTGCGCCACCTGGTCTATCTCCGCTTCCTCAACCTCTCCTACAACCCCATCAGCACCATCGAGGGCTCCATGTTGCATGAGCTGCTCAGGCTGCAGGAGATCCAGCTGGTGGGCGGGCAGCTGGCCGTGGTGGAGCCCTACGCCTTCCGCGGCCTCAACTACCTGCGCGTGCTCAACGTCTCCGGCAACCAGCTGACCACGCTGGAGGAGTCGGCTTTCCACTCTGTGGGCAACCTGGAGACCCTCATCCTGGACTCCAACCCGCTGGCCTGCGACTGCCGGCTCCTGTGGGTGTTCCGGCGCCGCTGGCGGCTCAACTTCAACCGGCAGCAGCCCACGTGTGCCACGCCCGAGTTCGTCCAGGGCAAGGAGTTCAAGGACTTCCCCGATGTGCTCCTGCCCAATTACTTCACCTGCCGCCGCGCCCGCATCCGGGACCGCAAGGCCCAGCAGGTGTTCGTGGATGAGGGCCACACGGTGCAGTTCGTGTGCCGGGCCGATGGCGACCCGCCGCCCGCCATCCTCTGGCTCTCGCCGCGCAAGCACCTGGTCTCGGCCAAGAGCAACGGGCGGCTCACGGTCTTCCCCGACGGCACTCTGGAGGTGCGCTACGCCCAGGTACAGGACAACGGCACGTACCTGTGCATCGCGGCCAACGCGGGCGGCAacgactccatgcctgcccaccTGCATGTGCGCAGCTACTCGCCGGATTGGCCCCATCAGCCCAACAAGACCTTCGCCTTCATCTCCAACCAGCCGGGCGAGGGAGAGGCCAACAGCACCCGCGCCACCGTGCCTTTCCCCTTCGACATCAAGACCCTCATCATTGCCACCACCATGGGCTTCATCTCTTTCCTGGGCGTCGTCCTCTTCTGTCTGGTGCTGCTGTTTCTCTGGAGCCGGGGCAAGGGCAACACAAAGCACAACATCGAGATTGAGTACGTGCCCCGCAAGTCGGACGCAGGCATCAGCTCCGCCGACGCGCCTCGGAAGTTCAACATGAAGATGATATGA